The Thermus brockianus genome window below encodes:
- a CDS encoding bioflim formation protein has product MKRALALLLLLGLALAQAPAYPENTLGVGYAPDKGAYLQGSLLLPISPLGIDTGLDAEVLLAQNPEFHALLKANLFPGLVLADFYTSVGLGLDLRYPFGVHVGPVASLELPGGALSGTLGLGYQAGSGLHLAWGLGLRLYLEPIALEAATSDRFPFRLSLLYLF; this is encoded by the coding sequence ATGAAGCGCGCCCTGGCTTTGCTCCTCCTCCTGGGCCTGGCCTTGGCCCAGGCCCCGGCCTACCCGGAAAACACCCTGGGCGTGGGCTACGCCCCGGACAAGGGAGCCTACCTGCAAGGAAGCCTCCTCCTCCCCATTAGCCCCTTGGGGATTGACACGGGGCTGGACGCCGAGGTCCTCCTTGCGCAAAACCCCGAGTTCCACGCCCTCCTCAAGGCCAACCTCTTCCCGGGCCTGGTCCTTGCCGACTTCTACACCTCCGTGGGGCTCGGCCTGGACCTCCGTTACCCCTTTGGGGTCCACGTGGGGCCGGTGGCGAGCCTGGAGCTTCCGGGTGGGGCCCTTTCCGGCACCCTGGGCCTCGGGTACCAGGCGGGAAGCGGGCTCCACCTGGCCTGGGGCCTGGGGCTGAGGCTTTACCTGGAGCCCATCGCCCTCGAGGCCGCCACCTCCGACCGCTTCCCCTTCCGCCTAAGCCTCCTCTACCTCTTCTAG
- a CDS encoding carbohydrate ABC transporter permease, whose amino-acid sequence MRRLPLVLFSLPALLTLGVFVLYPFLDVIRFSTWEWSGLSEPKPVGLKNYRDLLLDPAFWGSLWVTLKFMLLALPLFVGLSLGLAVALEGAPYERFAKSLLFLPGLVTLGGATLSWYTLFTPEYGALAQFLPIPPWDREGFWALAMVVLFTLWRHLGYGVLVASARLKAIPKTLLEAAYVDGAGPWEALRYVVLPLMRPAVAFLVVVGTILSLQSYAAVFLLTRGGPYGATRVLGYYLYEAGFENFRLGYAAAVTVVILLLTLLFAYAQLRLLRYGEE is encoded by the coding sequence GTGCGCCGCCTGCCTCTGGTCCTCTTCTCCCTCCCCGCTCTCCTGACCTTAGGGGTCTTCGTCCTCTACCCCTTTTTGGACGTAATCCGCTTTTCCACCTGGGAGTGGTCGGGGCTTTCCGAGCCCAAACCCGTGGGGCTCAAAAACTACCGGGACCTCCTCCTAGACCCCGCCTTCTGGGGAAGCCTCTGGGTAACCCTCAAGTTCATGCTCCTGGCCCTGCCCCTCTTTGTGGGGCTATCCCTGGGGCTTGCCGTGGCCTTGGAAGGGGCCCCCTATGAGCGCTTCGCCAAAAGCCTCCTCTTCCTGCCGGGGCTCGTCACCCTGGGCGGGGCCACCCTCTCCTGGTACACCCTCTTCACCCCGGAGTACGGGGCCCTGGCCCAGTTCCTCCCCATCCCCCCGTGGGACCGGGAGGGGTTCTGGGCCCTCGCCATGGTAGTCCTCTTCACCCTTTGGCGGCACCTGGGCTACGGGGTCCTGGTGGCCTCGGCAAGGCTCAAGGCCATCCCCAAAACCCTCCTGGAGGCCGCCTACGTGGACGGGGCAGGCCCGTGGGAGGCGTTGCGCTATGTGGTCCTTCCCCTCATGCGCCCGGCGGTGGCCTTCTTGGTGGTGGTGGGCACCATCCTCTCCCTCCAGTCCTACGCCGCCGTCTTCCTCCTCACCCGGGGCGGGCCCTATGGAGCCACCCGGGTCCTGGGGTACTACCTCTACGAGGCGGGGTTTGAGAACTTCCGCCTAGGCTACGCCGCCGCCGTCACCGTGGTCATCCTCCTCCTCACCCTGCTTTTCGCCTACGCCCAGCTTAGGCTTCTCCGCTACGGGGAGGAGTAG
- the mltG gene encoding endolytic transglycosylase MltG: protein MPEGSRKWLWRGVLALFLTFALLLAYALWLLGPTGKKALVRIPRGAKGAEVARLLEEAGLLRSGYLFSAYLRFSGRERRLVPGVYRLKGEGAFRLARALTGGEKPLTLTLTFPEGERARDYAARLSQAGLDGEGFLGLVENPGPLKPPYVEGKTLEGFLFPATYTFDLLAPPEEVVRAMLRRFEAELTPPVRALLAERGLSVHAWVTLASIVQAEAGSEAEMPYIAGVFLNRLERGMPLQADPTVAYALGKRLPELSRRAGDFAVDSPYNTYRYAGLPPGPIGNPGRAALLAVLNPIRQDPKGRPYLYFFHAQGRLYLNADFAAHLQDLARYRYSSP, encoded by the coding sequence TTGCCCGAAGGCTCTAGGAAGTGGCTTTGGCGGGGGGTTTTGGCCCTCTTCCTCACCTTCGCCCTCCTCCTCGCCTACGCCCTTTGGCTTCTTGGGCCCACGGGGAAGAAGGCCTTGGTGCGCATCCCCCGAGGGGCCAAGGGGGCGGAGGTGGCGAGGCTTTTGGAGGAGGCGGGGCTTCTGCGCTCAGGGTATCTTTTCTCCGCTTACCTGCGCTTTTCCGGGCGGGAGAGGCGGCTCGTGCCGGGGGTGTACCGCCTCAAGGGGGAAGGGGCCTTCCGCCTCGCCCGCGCCCTCACCGGGGGGGAAAAGCCCTTGACCCTCACCCTCACCTTCCCCGAGGGGGAAAGGGCCAGGGACTATGCGGCCCGGCTTTCCCAGGCAGGCCTGGACGGGGAAGGCTTCCTCGGCCTCGTGGAAAACCCCGGGCCCCTAAAGCCCCCTTACGTGGAGGGGAAAACCCTGGAAGGCTTCCTCTTCCCCGCCACCTACACCTTTGACCTCCTCGCCCCCCCTGAGGAGGTGGTGCGGGCCATGCTCCGCCGCTTTGAGGCGGAGCTCACCCCGCCCGTGCGGGCCCTCCTGGCCGAGCGGGGGCTTTCCGTCCACGCCTGGGTGACCCTGGCCTCCATCGTCCAGGCGGAGGCGGGAAGCGAGGCGGAGATGCCCTACATCGCCGGGGTTTTCCTGAACCGCCTGGAAAGGGGGATGCCCCTTCAGGCGGACCCCACCGTGGCCTACGCCCTGGGCAAGCGCCTTCCCGAGCTTTCCCGAAGGGCGGGGGATTTCGCCGTGGACTCTCCCTACAACACCTACCGCTACGCTGGCCTTCCCCCTGGGCCCATCGGCAACCCGGGGCGGGCGGCCCTCCTGGCCGTCTTAAACCCCATCCGCCAGGACCCCAAGGGCCGGCCCTACCTCTACTTCTTCCACGCCCAGGGGAGGCTTTACCTCAACGCCGACTTTGCGGCCCACCTCCAGGACCTTGCCCGCTACCGCTACTCCTCCCCGTAG
- the ruvX gene encoding Holliday junction resolvase RuvX yields the protein MRVGALDVGEARIGLAVGEEGSPFAFGRGYLVRKGLEADVEALLAFVRREGLGKLVVGLPLRTDLKESAQAQRVLPLVEALRARGVEVELLDERFTTQLAQRRLAHAPKRVRRDKGKLDELAAVALLEDYLARRL from the coding sequence ATGCGGGTGGGCGCGCTTGACGTGGGGGAGGCCCGCATCGGCCTGGCGGTGGGGGAGGAGGGAAGCCCTTTCGCCTTCGGCCGGGGGTACTTGGTGCGGAAGGGCCTCGAGGCCGACGTGGAGGCCCTTTTGGCCTTTGTGCGGCGGGAAGGGTTGGGCAAGCTGGTGGTGGGGCTTCCCCTGCGCACCGACCTTAAGGAGAGCGCCCAGGCCCAAAGGGTCCTTCCCCTGGTGGAGGCCTTGAGGGCCCGTGGGGTAGAGGTGGAACTCCTGGACGAGCGCTTCACCACCCAGCTCGCCCAGAGGCGGCTCGCCCACGCCCCCAAGCGGGTGCGGCGGGACAAGGGAAAGCTGGACGAGCTGGCCGCCGTGGCCCTATTGGAGGACTACCTTGCCCGAAGGCTCTAG
- the alaS gene encoding alanine--tRNA ligase has product MRTAEIREKYLSFFEGKGHLRLPSFSLIPENDPSLLFTSAGMAPLKPYFLGAKPIFGGKEWRRITTCQECLRVGDIENVGRTSRHNTYFEMLGNFSFGDYFKKEAILWAWEFLTDHLKLDPARLWVTVYQDDDEAYAIWRDLVGVPEERIGRFGEDENYWPGGAITHGPNGPSGPCSEIFYDRGPAFGTPDETGPNTGSGDRFVEIWNLVFTQYDRQGPIPGPGILKPLPQKNIDTGMGLYRVAAILQDVEDFYRTDTFFPLIEQVALWSGKPYEGKASVSHRVIADHVRAVVAALADGVTFANTGRGYVIRRLLRRALRHGYLLGLKGPFLHRLAPVVAELLGDFYPEMRENLPMVEKQIRLEEERFLETLEGGLKRLDALLSGLKPGEVLPGQEAFRLYDTYGFPLDLTVEIAAEKGFGVDTEGFQQALEAQQERSRAAMAFEREIFKKGAQVLEELYAERGATEFLGYGALEAEGEVLALLAGDQSLGEAGPGTEVQVVLDKTPFYAEGGGQIGDFGLLEWPGGRARVETTQKTERGIFLHKARVEEGVLRVGERVRAVVDPGRRDTERHHTATHLLHAALRAVLGPHVRQAGSLVAPDRLRFDFTHPEPLTPEELERIELLVNRWVMADFPVTWRYMPLEEAKREGAMALFGEKYGEVVRVVRVEGSPLPGLESKELCGGTHVRRTGEIGAFLIQKEEAVSAGVRRIEAVAGEAAIRFARGILNRQRALAERLSVGESALEERLEKLLSELKAKEREVESLKARLVQAELRKEVALSEKGGLRYAVVEMPGLDGEALRQAADDLVERGADVALVLSEGRAVLKLSKKAKERGLEAGSLFRALTERAGGRGGGKGALAQGAGLDPATAKEALPGLLPVE; this is encoded by the coding sequence ATGCGCACGGCGGAGATCCGCGAGAAGTACCTCTCCTTCTTTGAGGGCAAGGGCCACCTGCGCCTGCCCTCCTTCAGCCTCATCCCCGAGAACGACCCCTCCCTCCTCTTCACCTCGGCGGGCATGGCCCCCCTCAAACCCTACTTCCTTGGGGCCAAGCCCATCTTCGGGGGCAAGGAGTGGCGAAGGATCACCACCTGCCAGGAATGCCTCCGGGTAGGGGATATAGAGAACGTGGGCCGCACCTCCCGGCACAACACCTACTTTGAGATGCTGGGCAACTTCTCCTTCGGGGACTACTTCAAGAAGGAGGCCATCCTCTGGGCCTGGGAGTTCCTCACGGACCACCTGAAGCTGGACCCGGCCCGGCTCTGGGTTACGGTCTACCAGGACGACGACGAGGCCTACGCCATCTGGCGCGACCTCGTGGGGGTGCCGGAGGAAAGGATTGGCCGCTTCGGGGAGGACGAGAACTACTGGCCGGGGGGAGCCATCACCCACGGGCCCAACGGGCCTTCGGGCCCCTGCTCGGAGATCTTTTACGACCGGGGACCGGCCTTTGGCACCCCGGACGAGACCGGGCCCAACACGGGGAGCGGGGACCGGTTCGTGGAGATCTGGAACCTGGTCTTCACCCAGTACGACCGCCAAGGCCCCATCCCCGGCCCCGGCATCCTCAAGCCCCTGCCCCAGAAGAACATCGACACGGGGATGGGCCTTTACCGGGTGGCGGCCATCCTGCAGGACGTGGAGGACTTCTACCGCACGGACACCTTCTTCCCCCTCATTGAGCAGGTGGCCCTTTGGAGCGGTAAGCCCTACGAGGGCAAGGCAAGCGTGAGCCACCGGGTCATCGCCGACCACGTGCGGGCGGTGGTGGCGGCCTTGGCGGACGGGGTGACCTTTGCCAACACGGGCCGGGGCTACGTGATCCGCCGCCTCCTCCGCCGCGCCCTGAGGCACGGCTACCTCCTGGGCCTCAAAGGGCCTTTCCTCCACCGCCTGGCCCCCGTGGTGGCCGAGCTTTTGGGCGACTTCTACCCGGAGATGCGGGAGAACCTCCCCATGGTGGAGAAGCAGATCCGCCTTGAGGAGGAGCGCTTCCTGGAGACCCTGGAAGGGGGGTTGAAGCGCCTGGACGCCCTCCTCTCCGGCCTTAAGCCGGGGGAGGTGCTTCCCGGGCAGGAGGCGTTCCGCCTTTACGATACCTACGGCTTCCCCCTGGACCTCACGGTGGAGATCGCCGCCGAAAAGGGCTTTGGCGTGGATACCGAGGGCTTCCAGCAGGCCCTCGAGGCGCAACAGGAGCGCTCCCGGGCGGCCATGGCCTTTGAGCGGGAGATCTTCAAGAAGGGCGCCCAGGTGTTGGAGGAGCTCTACGCCGAGCGGGGGGCCACGGAGTTCTTGGGCTATGGGGCCCTCGAGGCCGAGGGGGAGGTGTTGGCCCTCCTGGCCGGGGACCAGAGCCTAGGGGAGGCGGGCCCCGGCACCGAGGTCCAGGTGGTCTTGGACAAGACCCCCTTCTACGCCGAGGGGGGCGGGCAGATTGGGGACTTCGGCCTCTTGGAGTGGCCGGGGGGCCGGGCGCGGGTGGAGACCACCCAAAAGACGGAAAGGGGCATCTTCCTCCACAAGGCCCGGGTGGAGGAGGGCGTCCTGCGGGTGGGGGAGCGGGTGCGGGCAGTGGTGGACCCGGGGCGGCGGGACACCGAGCGCCACCACACCGCCACCCACCTCCTCCACGCCGCCCTTCGCGCCGTCCTCGGCCCCCATGTGCGCCAGGCGGGGAGCCTGGTGGCCCCGGACCGCCTTCGCTTTGACTTCACCCACCCCGAGCCCCTGACCCCGGAGGAGCTGGAGCGGATTGAGCTCCTCGTCAACCGCTGGGTCATGGCGGACTTCCCCGTCACCTGGCGCTACATGCCCCTGGAGGAGGCGAAGAGGGAAGGGGCCATGGCCCTCTTCGGGGAGAAGTACGGGGAGGTGGTCCGGGTGGTGCGGGTGGAGGGGAGCCCCCTGCCGGGCCTGGAGTCCAAGGAGCTCTGCGGCGGCACCCACGTGCGCCGCACCGGGGAGATCGGGGCCTTCCTCATCCAGAAGGAGGAGGCGGTTTCCGCCGGGGTGCGCCGGATTGAAGCGGTGGCGGGGGAGGCGGCCATCCGCTTTGCCCGGGGCATCCTAAACCGCCAGCGGGCCCTCGCCGAAAGGCTTTCCGTGGGGGAAAGCGCCCTGGAGGAGCGCTTGGAGAAGCTCCTTTCCGAGCTCAAGGCCAAGGAGCGGGAGGTGGAAAGCCTTAAGGCGCGCCTGGTCCAGGCGGAGCTCAGGAAGGAGGTGGCCCTTTCCGAGAAGGGCGGCCTCCGCTACGCCGTGGTGGAGATGCCTGGGCTGGACGGGGAGGCCTTGCGCCAGGCGGCGGACGACCTGGTGGAGCGGGGGGCGGATGTGGCCCTGGTCCTCTCGGAGGGGCGTGCGGTCCTGAAGCTTTCCAAGAAGGCAAAGGAGAGGGGCCTCGAGGCGGGGAGCCTCTTCCGTGCCCTCACCGAGCGGGCGGGGGGCCGGGGGGGCGGCAAGGGGGCCTTGGCCCAGGGGGCGGGGCTGGACCCGGCGACGGCCAAGGAGGCCCTGCCCGGGCTTTTGCCCGTAGAATAG
- a CDS encoding Mov34/MPN/PAD-1 family protein has translation MLYVPKKLLEETRAHLQKEAPREGVGLWAGRREVERVIPLPNAHPNPLTGYLAEPLALLRTLKALEQEGLSLLAIYHSHPAGPALPSPRDIKEARWRVPYVIFGTDGVRAFLLPEGEEVALAVL, from the coding sequence GAGACCCGGGCCCACCTGCAAAAGGAGGCCCCTCGGGAAGGGGTGGGGCTATGGGCGGGCCGGAGGGAGGTGGAAAGGGTCATCCCCCTCCCCAACGCCCACCCGAACCCCCTCACGGGCTACCTGGCGGAGCCCCTGGCCCTTCTCAGGACGCTTAAGGCCTTGGAGCAGGAGGGGCTTTCCCTCCTCGCCATCTACCACTCCCACCCCGCTGGCCCCGCCCTCCCAAGCCCAAGGGACATCAAGGAGGCCCGCTGGCGCGTGCCCTACGTCATCTTCGGCACGGATGGGGTACGGGCCTTCCTCCTCCCCGAGGGGGAGGAGGTGGCCCTGGCGGTCCTATAA